One window of Desulfarculus baarsii DSM 2075 genomic DNA carries:
- a CDS encoding phage portal protein: MRWWNPLNWAGRKSPQASYAGDPISEERAIELIAGGLGLPTLSGVVVNQRTAMRVSAVYRCVSLIAGTIASLPCEVFRREADGRASLALGHPAFALLHDEPNPLMTANAFWKNFLWASLMGGNGYGLIGRTRLGAPAAIWWVSPDGVSPRLSPDKTRLQYLIRLENGQTRLFDQDDVIHYPFIGWDGRQGRSPLECAREAIGLSFAGQEFNERFFAQGSAADIALEYPQSLSQEQAKRILEIWENNRTGLGKMRLPLIAEGGGKVHRLDFSADDSQLMESRLFQVEDVCRFFGVPPHLVGHTTKTTSWGAGIEEQTLGFVKFTLRDIIKGVEQEINRKVLRTPGHFCEFNLNALLRADSKGRAEYYRAALGGNQIPGFMTVNEVRALENLPPIMDGEKLYVPLTAETKEGEETRQHAA; the protein is encoded by the coding sequence ATGAGATGGTGGAACCCCCTGAACTGGGCCGGGCGCAAATCTCCCCAGGCTTCGTACGCTGGCGACCCAATCTCCGAGGAGCGGGCCATCGAGCTCATCGCCGGAGGGCTGGGGCTGCCCACCCTGTCCGGCGTGGTGGTCAACCAACGGACCGCCATGCGGGTGAGCGCGGTCTACCGCTGCGTGTCACTCATCGCCGGCACCATCGCCTCTCTGCCCTGCGAGGTGTTTCGGCGCGAGGCCGATGGTCGCGCCAGTCTGGCCCTGGGGCACCCGGCCTTCGCTCTCCTGCACGACGAGCCTAACCCCCTCATGACCGCCAACGCCTTCTGGAAGAACTTTCTCTGGGCCTCCCTCATGGGGGGCAACGGCTATGGCCTCATCGGCCGCACCCGCCTGGGCGCGCCGGCGGCCATCTGGTGGGTGTCGCCCGACGGGGTGAGCCCTCGGCTTAGCCCGGACAAGACCCGGCTGCAATACCTCATTCGGTTGGAGAACGGCCAAACGCGGTTATTCGACCAAGACGACGTGATCCATTACCCCTTCATCGGTTGGGACGGCAGGCAGGGTCGTTCGCCCCTGGAGTGCGCCCGGGAGGCCATCGGGCTCTCCTTCGCCGGTCAGGAGTTCAACGAACGCTTCTTCGCCCAGGGCAGCGCCGCCGACATAGCCCTGGAATACCCCCAGTCCCTTTCCCAGGAGCAGGCCAAGCGCATTTTGGAGATTTGGGAGAACAACCGCACCGGCCTGGGCAAGATGCGCCTGCCGCTCATCGCCGAAGGCGGCGGCAAGGTCCATCGCCTGGACTTCTCGGCCGATGACTCCCAGCTCATGGAGTCGCGCCTCTTTCAGGTGGAGGACGTCTGCCGCTTCTTCGGCGTGCCGCCGCACCTGGTGGGTCACACCACGAAGACCACGTCCTGGGGTGCGGGAATCGAGGAGCAGACCCTGGGATTCGTCAAGTTCACTCTGCGCGACATCATCAAGGGCGTGGAGCAGGAGATCAACCGCAAGGTGCTCCGTACCCCCGGTCACTTTTGCGAATTCAACCTGAACGCACTCTTGCGGGCCGACTCCAAAGGCAGGGCCGAATACTATCGGGCCGCCTTGGGGGGCAATCAGATCCCCGGCTTCATGACCGTGAACGAAGTGCGGGCATTGGAGAACCTGCCGCCCATCATGGACGGCGAGAAACTCTATGTTCCCCTTACCGCCGAGACGAAAGAGGGAGAGGAGACCCGTCAACATGCAGCCTGA
- a CDS encoding phage major capsid protein, which translates to MTISLQTLRELKAEKVKAARAIHDREDFGEQDQKAFDALMGEAESLERRIQNEIRVGGLTDASDTDAVAAAANGALARVEVGARPIYRNLGEQLLDVRAMTLDTPESPRARERFQQVVNAAAGASTGIDSEGGYLVETDKAQSIVETAIQAGVLSSRCSRQPIGANADSFSYLAADDRDRSSGTMNGIQVYRKGEAGAMKSSGKAALKERELRVEDMYGLIYVTNRMLRDAVALAAYTQRLLRQQLAWKLDYEIFQGSGVGQCLGVMNSDLPVTVAKESGQAAKTIVATNVVKMLARFTGNIMSAAWFVNQDCLPQLPLLTVGNQPVFVPGGSFANAPFGTLFGRPIVPIEFCETLGTKGDFILADWSEYLLIEKGGVEEAESIHVKFLTDETAFRFIVRNNGQPLHDTPITPLKGTNTLSPFVMLETRS; encoded by the coding sequence ATGACGATTTCACTGCAAACCTTGCGGGAGCTGAAGGCCGAAAAAGTCAAGGCCGCCCGCGCCATCCACGACCGGGAGGATTTCGGCGAGCAGGACCAGAAGGCCTTCGACGCCCTCATGGGCGAGGCCGAATCCCTGGAGCGGCGCATCCAGAATGAGATCAGGGTGGGAGGGCTCACCGACGCCAGCGACACTGACGCCGTGGCCGCCGCCGCCAACGGAGCCTTGGCCCGCGTGGAGGTGGGGGCCCGGCCCATCTACCGCAACCTGGGCGAGCAACTCCTAGACGTGCGGGCCATGACCCTGGATACGCCGGAATCGCCCCGGGCCCGCGAGCGCTTCCAGCAAGTGGTCAATGCCGCCGCCGGCGCGTCCACCGGCATTGACTCCGAGGGCGGCTATCTGGTGGAGACCGACAAGGCCCAGTCCATTGTCGAGACCGCCATTCAGGCCGGGGTGCTCTCCAGCCGTTGCAGCCGGCAACCCATCGGGGCCAATGCCGACAGCTTCAGCTACCTGGCCGCCGACGACCGTGACCGCTCCAGCGGAACCATGAACGGCATCCAGGTCTACCGCAAGGGCGAGGCCGGGGCCATGAAGTCCTCGGGCAAGGCCGCCCTCAAGGAACGCGAGCTGCGGGTGGAGGACATGTATGGCCTAATCTACGTCACCAACCGCATGCTGCGCGACGCCGTGGCCCTGGCCGCCTATACCCAGCGGCTTTTGCGCCAGCAACTGGCCTGGAAGCTGGACTACGAGATTTTCCAGGGCTCGGGCGTGGGCCAATGCCTGGGCGTCATGAACTCCGATCTGCCGGTCACGGTGGCCAAGGAGTCCGGTCAGGCCGCCAAGACCATCGTGGCCACCAACGTGGTCAAGATGCTGGCTCGTTTCACCGGCAACATCATGAGCGCGGCTTGGTTCGTCAACCAGGACTGCCTGCCGCAACTGCCTCTGCTGACCGTGGGCAACCAGCCGGTGTTCGTCCCCGGCGGCAGCTTCGCCAACGCCCCCTTTGGGACGCTTTTCGGCCGACCCATCGTGCCCATCGAGTTTTGCGAAACCCTGGGGACCAAGGGCGACTTCATCCTGGCCGACTGGTCCGAGTATCTGCTCATCGAAAAGGGCGGGGTGGAGGAGGCCGAGTCCATCCACGTGAAGTTTCTGACCGATGAAACCGCCTTCCGCTTCATCGTACGCAACAACGGCCAGCCCCTGCACGACACCCCCATCACCCCGCTCAAGGGAACCAACACCCTGAGCCCCTTTGTCATGCTGGAAACCCGTTCCTAG
- a CDS encoding head maturation protease, ClpP-related: protein MQPERKSARQLYAEAERAAQERLVQGRPLRLSPWAEAGGDEATIYLYDAIGGWFGITAADFVRDLQGITASTIHLRINSPGGGVFEAEAMQTALQQHPARIIAHIDGLAASAAGFVALAADEIEMADGAFFMIHNAWGVAVGDATEMLDYAAMLEKMDANLVRDYRRKTGHSAERIATWMQAETWLSAAEALDLGFVDRVFTPKSQKKDEDQPAARVSNASFNQHQNIGCSASRARALRLMEVGI, encoded by the coding sequence ATGCAGCCTGAGCGCAAAAGCGCCCGCCAGCTTTACGCCGAGGCCGAGCGGGCCGCCCAGGAGCGGCTTGTCCAGGGTCGGCCCCTGCGCCTGAGCCCCTGGGCCGAGGCCGGGGGCGACGAGGCCACCATCTATCTATATGACGCCATCGGCGGGTGGTTCGGGATTACGGCAGCGGATTTCGTGAGGGACTTGCAAGGCATCACGGCCAGTACCATCCATCTGCGCATCAACTCTCCCGGCGGTGGCGTCTTCGAGGCCGAGGCCATGCAGACCGCTCTGCAACAGCACCCGGCCAGGATCATCGCCCACATTGACGGCCTGGCAGCCAGCGCGGCCGGTTTCGTGGCCCTGGCCGCCGATGAGATCGAGATGGCCGACGGAGCCTTTTTCATGATCCACAACGCCTGGGGCGTGGCCGTGGGTGACGCGACGGAGATGCTGGACTACGCGGCCATGTTGGAAAAGATGGACGCCAACCTGGTCCGGGACTACCGGCGCAAGACCGGCCACAGCGCCGAGCGCATCGCCACTTGGATGCAGGCCGAAACCTGGCTTTCCGCCGCCGAGGCCCTGGATCTGGGTTTCGTGGACCGGGTTTTCACCCCAAAAAGCCAAAAGAAAGACGAAGACCAGCCCGCAGCCAGGGTTAGTAACGCCAGTTTTAACCAACACCAAAACATTGGCTGTTCGGCCTCCCGGGCGCGTGCTCTGCGACTCATGGAGGTTGGCATATAG
- a CDS encoding phage head closure protein, with translation MPAAIYQHRVTIQAVAIIFDGMGGWQETWADLATVWARVEALKGEEYFAAAQMQNSVSHRVTMRYRSDLTPTHRLVFEGRTLNIGAVLPDERKSRLVIMCTERV, from the coding sequence ATGCCAGCCGCTATCTATCAGCACCGGGTGACCATCCAGGCCGTGGCCATCATCTTCGACGGCATGGGCGGCTGGCAGGAAACCTGGGCTGACCTGGCCACGGTCTGGGCGCGGGTCGAAGCCCTCAAGGGCGAGGAGTACTTCGCCGCCGCCCAGATGCAGAACTCGGTCAGCCACCGCGTCACCATGCGCTATCGCTCCGACCTCACCCCCACCCACCGCCTGGTATTCGAGGGCCGCACCCTCAACATCGGGGCGGTCCTGCCGGACGAACGAAAATCTCGTCTCGTGATCATGTGCACCGAGCGGGTGTGA
- a CDS encoding helix-turn-helix domain-containing protein gives MAEIEDRWLSADEICKYLGVSSDTVYRWIDRFGMPAHRMGRLWKFKKDQVDAWVEAGGASADSSKEDVGKDSKK, from the coding sequence ATGGCCGAGATTGAAGACCGCTGGTTATCGGCGGACGAGATATGCAAATACCTCGGAGTCAGCAGTGACACCGTGTATCGCTGGATCGACCGGTTCGGTATGCCAGCGCACCGCATGGGTCGACTCTGGAAGTTCAAGAAGGATCAGGTCGACGCCTGGGTCGAGGCCGGTGGCGCGTCCGCCGACTCGTCCAAGGAAGATGTAGGCAAGGATTCGAAAAAATGA
- the drmD gene encoding DISARM system SNF2-like helicase DrmD produces the protein MTTTNASSANGVVRFGAVPEPGQLVEVRRRQWVVTDVSSGALSPASNGDQHLVGLSSLDEDSMGEEIQVVWQMEAGAQVLEKAGLPSITGWDSNDRLEAFLDAVRWGAVTNADRSFLQSPFRSGITIEDYQLDPLVRAVEMARVNLLIADDVGLGKTIEAGLVIQELLVRHRARTVFVVCPASLQVKWQTEMQEKFGLEFRIVDTEYVKRLRRERGIHVNPWTSYPRLVTSMDWMKSGEGFRLLKDVLPPHITYPRKFDILVVDEAHNVAPASASMYALESQRTRLIRSLAPHFTHRLFLSATPHNGYQESFTSLLELLDDQRFARTVMPDEKQLHRVMVRRLKSDVVDASGKPVFPVRKLEGLEIDYSEEERQIHALLGEYTADRSKSVEGTRFKYGTDFVHMLLKKRLFSSPMAFALTLAKHRETLERGKPKGDRDTMADRILRKAILKTEEEYSDDSLVEEAQHEAVEVVGELAPSLSREQRDMLDRLTAWSEKARNRVDSKARAILDWLKSHLKTDGHWNGKRVILFTEYRATHSWLHQILTANGYGGDRLMYLHGSMPPDEREPVKAAFQAHPDISPVRILLATDAASEGIDLQNHCNYLIHVEIPWNPNVMEQRNGRIDRHGQKEDTVFIWHPVGKGFSARVAANERSGSVKPGDVAGDHEYLMRAVLKIDTIREDLGSVGPVIARQIEEAMLGRCSDLVFTASAEEDKAAKARKFVTAEKRLQERIARLHERLMEAKNDFHLSPEHISRAVEVALDLAEKPSLKPTGSTKGEKGSVFEVPVLPGSWGRATVGLEHPHTGVRRPITFDHDVAKGRDDVVLAHLNHRLVQMCLRLLREEIWKLDDVKRLHRVAVRTVPDSELRVPAVAVWSRLVITGGDHHRLHEELTLAGGELEHKRFARIAQVGKLEALVAQGSPIEPDQALFDVLKDRFERHADSLMAAVEARSRDRLKFLENTLDRRMKSEIADVRTVLDELEASIRRELKSDRQGDQLYLPGFSAEEMAQVKKDVHALEARLARIPEERKEEKTAIEKHYANPVDRTFPVAVVFLVPASQSRTKQ, from the coding sequence ATGACAACGACAAACGCAAGTTCGGCGAACGGTGTCGTTCGTTTCGGTGCCGTTCCCGAGCCCGGTCAACTCGTCGAGGTCCGACGTCGTCAATGGGTGGTCACCGATGTTTCCAGTGGAGCCTTGTCACCGGCGAGCAACGGTGACCAACACCTCGTCGGCCTGTCATCCCTGGACGAAGATTCCATGGGCGAAGAGATCCAGGTCGTCTGGCAGATGGAGGCCGGAGCCCAGGTCTTGGAAAAGGCGGGCCTGCCGTCGATCACCGGCTGGGACAGCAACGACCGCCTGGAAGCCTTTCTCGACGCCGTTCGCTGGGGAGCAGTCACCAACGCGGATCGCTCTTTTCTGCAATCGCCTTTCCGGAGCGGGATAACCATCGAAGACTACCAGCTCGATCCGTTGGTTCGAGCCGTCGAGATGGCTCGCGTCAATCTCCTCATCGCGGACGATGTCGGCTTGGGTAAAACGATTGAGGCGGGACTGGTCATCCAGGAGCTGCTCGTCCGTCATCGCGCCAGGACCGTGTTCGTCGTTTGCCCCGCCAGCCTGCAGGTCAAATGGCAGACCGAGATGCAGGAAAAATTCGGCCTCGAGTTTCGGATCGTCGACACCGAGTACGTCAAGCGCCTCCGTCGCGAACGCGGTATCCACGTGAATCCCTGGACGTCCTATCCACGTCTCGTCACCTCAATGGACTGGATGAAGAGCGGCGAGGGTTTCCGGTTGTTGAAGGACGTACTCCCTCCTCACATTACCTATCCGCGAAAATTCGACATTCTGGTCGTCGACGAGGCGCACAACGTCGCACCGGCGTCGGCATCCATGTATGCCCTGGAAAGCCAGAGAACGCGACTGATCCGGTCGCTCGCGCCTCACTTCACCCATCGGCTGTTTTTGAGCGCCACGCCCCACAACGGATACCAGGAGTCCTTCACCTCGTTGCTGGAGTTGCTGGACGATCAGCGGTTCGCCAGGACGGTGATGCCGGACGAGAAACAACTCCACCGCGTCATGGTTCGCCGACTGAAGAGCGACGTCGTCGACGCGAGCGGCAAGCCGGTGTTTCCGGTGCGCAAGCTCGAAGGTCTCGAAATCGACTACTCCGAGGAAGAGCGGCAGATCCACGCCCTGCTCGGAGAGTACACTGCCGACCGTTCGAAGAGCGTCGAAGGCACGCGCTTCAAATATGGAACCGATTTCGTTCACATGCTTCTCAAGAAGCGCCTCTTTTCCTCGCCCATGGCCTTCGCGCTCACCCTGGCGAAACACCGGGAAACTCTCGAACGCGGCAAGCCAAAAGGCGATCGCGACACCATGGCCGATCGCATTCTGCGCAAGGCGATCCTGAAAACCGAAGAGGAGTATTCGGACGATTCACTGGTCGAAGAGGCCCAGCACGAAGCGGTCGAGGTGGTGGGCGAACTCGCGCCATCTCTGTCACGCGAGCAGAGAGACATGCTCGACCGTCTCACCGCATGGTCGGAGAAAGCACGCAACCGCGTCGACTCGAAAGCCAGGGCCATTCTCGACTGGCTCAAGAGCCATCTGAAGACAGATGGACACTGGAACGGAAAGCGCGTGATTCTGTTCACCGAATACCGTGCCACCCATTCGTGGCTCCATCAGATTCTCACTGCCAACGGCTACGGCGGCGATCGCTTGATGTACCTGCACGGAAGCATGCCGCCGGACGAGCGCGAGCCGGTCAAAGCTGCGTTCCAGGCGCATCCGGATATTTCACCGGTTCGCATCCTGCTCGCGACCGATGCGGCCTCCGAAGGCATCGACCTGCAGAACCATTGCAACTACCTAATCCATGTCGAGATTCCATGGAATCCGAATGTCATGGAACAGCGCAATGGTCGTATCGACCGCCACGGGCAGAAGGAAGACACCGTTTTCATCTGGCATCCGGTGGGGAAAGGTTTCTCCGCGAGAGTCGCCGCCAATGAACGATCAGGCTCCGTCAAACCCGGCGATGTCGCGGGCGATCACGAGTATCTGATGCGTGCCGTCCTCAAGATCGACACAATCCGTGAGGACCTCGGCAGCGTCGGGCCGGTCATCGCCCGACAGATCGAAGAAGCCATGCTCGGCAGGTGTAGCGATCTTGTTTTTACCGCCTCTGCGGAGGAAGACAAGGCCGCCAAGGCGAGGAAGTTCGTCACGGCGGAAAAGCGTCTTCAGGAGCGCATCGCCCGCCTGCACGAGAGGCTCATGGAAGCGAAGAACGATTTCCATCTGTCGCCCGAGCACATTTCGCGTGCGGTCGAGGTCGCTTTGGATCTGGCGGAAAAACCGTCGCTCAAGCCCACCGGCTCGACCAAGGGCGAAAAGGGAAGCGTTTTCGAAGTGCCCGTCCTGCCCGGCTCCTGGGGAAGAGCCACCGTCGGGCTGGAACACCCCCATACCGGCGTTCGCCGCCCGATCACCTTCGATCACGATGTCGCCAAAGGTAGAGACGATGTCGTCCTGGCCCATCTCAACCACCGGTTGGTGCAGATGTGTCTGCGCCTGCTTCGGGAGGAGATCTGGAAGCTCGACGACGTCAAGCGACTTCACCGCGTGGCGGTCCGAACCGTGCCCGACAGTGAATTGCGCGTCCCTGCGGTGGCGGTCTGGTCGCGCTTGGTGATCACCGGCGGAGACCACCATCGCCTTCACGAAGAGCTGACCCTCGCCGGTGGCGAACTCGAACACAAACGGTTCGCCCGCATCGCCCAGGTCGGCAAACTGGAAGCTCTGGTCGCCCAAGGTTCGCCTATCGAACCCGACCAGGCGCTGTTCGACGTTCTGAAGGACAGGTTCGAGCGCCACGCAGACTCTCTCATGGCCGCTGTCGAAGCGAGATCCAGGGACCGCTTGAAGTTTCTCGAGAACACCCTCGACAGGCGCATGAAAAGCGAAATCGCCGATGTCCGAACGGTTCTGGACGAACTTGAGGCCAGCATCCGCAGAGAGCTGAAGTCGGATCGCCAAGGGGACCAGCTCTATCTGCCCGGGTTCTCTGCCGAGGAGATGGCGCAGGTGAAGAAGGACGTCCATGCCCTCGAAGCCCGGTTGGCTCGGATTCCGGAAGAGCGGAAAGAAGAAAAGACCGCGATCGAAAAACACTACGCCAACCCGGTGGATAGAACTTTCCCGGTGGCTGTCGTGTTCTTGGTGCCCGCCTCTCAATCGAGGACAAAGCAATGA
- a CDS encoding head-tail connector protein, whose product MKVIIPPALEPVSLAEAKLHARVDNDLEDDLIASFIEAARRHGESLTHRAFAPQTLELTLDAFPPRGGRLDLPRPPLAQVLWVKYNGPDGVEQTMDPVAYRVMDASDELPAFIIPEASGGWPETMDRPGAVRIRYTAGWPLDDDGQPTIPEAIRTWLLVRVTGLYEQRENYSARQASAMPRDFVDCLLDPFRVPEVA is encoded by the coding sequence GTGAAGGTGATAATTCCGCCCGCCCTGGAGCCGGTCAGCCTGGCCGAGGCCAAGCTCCACGCCCGGGTGGACAACGATCTCGAAGACGATCTGATCGCCTCGTTCATCGAGGCGGCCAGGCGGCACGGCGAGAGCCTGACCCACCGGGCCTTTGCACCCCAGACCCTGGAACTGACCCTGGATGCCTTCCCGCCAAGGGGCGGGAGGCTCGATTTGCCCCGGCCGCCGCTGGCCCAGGTGCTCTGGGTCAAGTACAACGGCCCTGATGGGGTGGAGCAAACCATGGACCCGGTCGCCTACCGCGTAATGGACGCTTCGGACGAACTGCCGGCCTTCATCATCCCCGAAGCTAGCGGCGGGTGGCCGGAGACCATGGACAGACCAGGCGCGGTGCGCATCCGTTACACCGCCGGCTGGCCCCTGGACGACGATGGCCAGCCCACCATCCCCGAGGCCATCCGGACCTGGCTCCTGGTCCGCGTCACAGGGCTTTATGAGCAGCGCGAGAATTACTCCGCCCGCCAGGCCTCGGCCATGCCCAGGGACTTTGTAGACTGCCTCCTGGACCCCTTCCGCGTGCCCGAGGTCGCCTGA
- a CDS encoding DNA cytosine methyltransferase, producing MKNGTQAKIGATPGRKVYAVDLFCGAGGLTHGLVKAGVDVRLGVDIDPACEHPYVANNNARFLLKSVEELEASELERHYRKNGIKLLAGCAPCQTFSTYNQKATESDKRWWLLLQFSRLVDELSPDLVTMENVPRLIEQNVFDEFVANLEGNGYSVAYRMVNCAEYGVPQQRNRLVLLASKFGPISLLTPEQFGQRPRTVKEAIGNLPPLEAGMSHPKDPLHQCSALSETNMRRIKASRPGGTWRDWPRELVADCHKKSSGKTYPSVYGRMTWDDPAPTMTTQFFGFGNGRFGHPEQDRAISLREGAILQSFPPDYEFTRPGEQVCQKSIGRLIGNAVPVTLGEVIGASLLSHVSEATKKAYRSRRRSRSQ from the coding sequence ATGAAAAACGGAACACAGGCTAAAATCGGAGCGACGCCAGGACGGAAGGTCTATGCCGTCGACTTGTTCTGCGGGGCGGGCGGACTGACACATGGTCTCGTGAAGGCCGGTGTCGATGTCCGCTTGGGCGTGGACATCGATCCGGCTTGTGAACACCCCTACGTCGCCAACAACAACGCCAGATTCCTGCTCAAGTCGGTGGAGGAGCTGGAAGCCAGCGAACTGGAGCGCCACTACAGAAAGAACGGGATCAAACTCCTTGCCGGTTGCGCTCCATGCCAGACATTTTCCACCTACAACCAGAAGGCGACGGAATCCGACAAGCGCTGGTGGCTCCTGCTGCAGTTTTCGAGACTCGTGGACGAACTGTCACCGGATCTGGTGACCATGGAGAATGTTCCGCGATTGATCGAACAGAACGTTTTCGACGAGTTCGTGGCCAACCTCGAAGGCAATGGGTACTCGGTCGCATACCGGATGGTCAATTGCGCCGAATACGGCGTCCCCCAACAGCGCAACCGTCTGGTGTTGCTGGCGTCCAAGTTCGGGCCGATCTCACTTTTGACTCCCGAACAGTTCGGCCAGAGACCAAGGACCGTCAAGGAGGCCATCGGTAACCTGCCTCCTCTGGAGGCCGGAATGAGCCACCCGAAAGACCCTCTGCACCAGTGCTCCGCTCTTTCCGAAACCAATATGCGCCGCATAAAGGCATCCAGGCCCGGGGGGACATGGCGTGACTGGCCCAGGGAGTTGGTGGCCGACTGCCACAAGAAATCTTCCGGGAAGACCTACCCCAGCGTCTATGGCCGCATGACCTGGGACGATCCCGCCCCAACGATGACGACTCAATTCTTCGGGTTCGGTAACGGCCGTTTCGGCCACCCGGAGCAAGACAGAGCTATTTCGCTCAGAGAAGGCGCGATCCTACAGAGCTTTCCACCAGATTACGAGTTCACTCGACCGGGAGAGCAGGTCTGCCAGAAGTCCATCGGCAGGCTGATCGGCAACGCCGTTCCCGTCACCCTCGGAGAGGTCATCGGAGCCAGCTTGCTGTCGCACGTATCGGAAGCGACCAAGAAAGCGTATCGGTCGAGACGGAGGAGCCGGTCGCAATGA
- a CDS encoding terminase large subunit yields MARSAYPFASMANRYARDVVSGKVVACRYVRLACQRHMDEFERSKSKGYPYRWDKAAADRVCRFASNMVHVKGREWAGKKLVLENWQCFLLGVTFGWLRKSDGLRRFREIYAEIPRKAGKSVLGACLGLYMFAADGEPGAEVYSGATSEKQAWEVFGPARQMCLKNPSFISHFGIHVGAKNLHILDNASKFEPVIGKPGDGASPHCAIVDEYHEHQTPDLYDTMLTGMGARSQPMLAVITTAGVDTSGPCYAKRDEAVKVLEGTLENDQLFTVIYTIDDGDDWTDWVSWEKANPNLGVSIYPDFLRARRKEAIQIASRQNILKCKHLNVWSNAGSAWINMVKWNACRADVSLDDFAGEPCWVGVDLASKVDLTAMVLIFKRGDEFYLFGRHYLPEETVTLPENAHYQRWTAEGHLVATPGARTDYRYLMDDLLAYADRFSIRELAYDPREAEMLMQEIRERVSFSCIEINQSPAFISEPMKEFEALYLSGKLHHDGDPLLTWQASNVVLRSTRTKAYYPGKERAENKIDGIVAAIMALSRAMLHAGQASPVPGIFDWSSIQAEAGA; encoded by the coding sequence ATGGCACGGTCCGCTTACCCATTCGCCTCGATGGCCAACCGATACGCCCGGGATGTCGTCAGCGGGAAGGTCGTGGCCTGCCGGTATGTGCGTCTGGCCTGCCAGAGGCATATGGACGAGTTCGAGCGGTCCAAGTCCAAGGGCTACCCCTACCGCTGGGACAAGGCGGCGGCTGACAGGGTCTGTCGCTTCGCTTCCAACATGGTCCACGTCAAAGGCCGGGAATGGGCGGGCAAGAAGCTGGTGCTGGAGAACTGGCAGTGCTTCCTCCTGGGCGTCACCTTCGGCTGGCTGCGCAAGTCGGACGGCCTGCGCCGCTTCCGCGAGATATACGCCGAGATTCCCCGCAAGGCGGGCAAGTCCGTGCTGGGGGCTTGCCTGGGCCTGTACATGTTCGCGGCCGACGGCGAACCCGGGGCCGAGGTCTATTCCGGGGCCACCAGCGAGAAGCAGGCCTGGGAGGTCTTCGGTCCGGCCCGGCAGATGTGCCTCAAGAATCCCTCTTTCATCAGCCATTTCGGCATCCATGTGGGGGCCAAGAACCTGCATATCCTGGACAATGCCAGTAAGTTCGAGCCGGTCATCGGCAAGCCCGGCGACGGGGCCTCGCCCCACTGCGCCATCGTGGACGAATACCACGAACACCAGACGCCCGACCTCTACGACACCATGCTCACCGGCATGGGCGCGCGCTCCCAGCCCATGCTGGCGGTTATCACCACCGCCGGGGTGGATACCTCCGGGCCTTGCTACGCCAAGCGCGACGAGGCGGTGAAAGTCCTCGAAGGCACCCTGGAAAACGACCAGCTCTTCACCGTCATCTATACCATCGACGATGGCGACGACTGGACCGACTGGGTCTCCTGGGAAAAGGCGAACCCCAACCTGGGCGTGTCCATCTATCCCGATTTTCTGCGGGCGCGGCGCAAGGAGGCCATTCAGATCGCCTCCCGCCAGAACATCCTCAAGTGCAAGCACCTCAACGTCTGGTCCAACGCCGGATCCGCCTGGATCAACATGGTCAAATGGAACGCTTGCCGGGCGGACGTCTCCCTGGACGACTTCGCGGGCGAGCCCTGCTGGGTCGGCGTGGACCTGGCCTCCAAGGTGGACCTCACGGCCATGGTGCTGATCTTCAAACGTGGCGACGAGTTCTATCTCTTCGGCAGACACTACCTGCCGGAGGAGACGGTCACCCTTCCCGAAAACGCCCACTACCAGCGCTGGACGGCCGAGGGGCATCTGGTGGCCACGCCCGGCGCACGCACCGATTACCGCTACCTCATGGACGACCTGCTGGCCTACGCCGATCGATTCTCCATCCGAGAGCTGGCCTACGACCCGCGCGAGGCCGAGATGCTCATGCAGGAAATCCGCGAGCGGGTGTCCTTTTCCTGCATCGAGATCAACCAGTCTCCGGCGTTCATCTCCGAGCCCATGAAGGAATTCGAGGCCCTCTATCTCTCGGGCAAGCTGCACCATGACGGCGACCCGCTGCTTACCTGGCAGGCGTCCAACGTGGTGCTGCGCTCCACCAGGACCAAGGCCTACTACCCCGGCAAGGAGCGCGCCGAAAACAAGATCGACGGCATCGTGGCCGCCATCATGGCCCTCTCCCGGGCCATGCTCCACGCTGGCCAGGCCTCTCCCGTGCCAGGCATCTTCGACTGGTCCTCGATCCAAGCGGAGGCCGGCGCATGA